A single genomic interval of Microbacterium oleivorans harbors:
- a CDS encoding 16S rRNA (uracil(1498)-N(3))-methyltransferase: MALHFVVDAPLDAQPGESVELTGAEAHHAAGVRRVRPGEAVTVGDGAGTWLSGTVVSADPRLVRIDVTGRRDLPAPERRVALVQALAKGDRDELAVQACTELGVDEIVPWQAARSVSRWSGPKIERGMQRWSTIAREAAKQAHRPWLPDVAAPASTADLVTRATGRRMLVLEPSATQPLSRVDLGDGDVDLVVGPEGGIAPEELEALRGAGATLVRLGGTVLRTSTAGPAALGVVNVALGRW; encoded by the coding sequence ATGGCGCTGCACTTCGTCGTCGACGCGCCGCTGGACGCCCAGCCGGGCGAGAGCGTCGAACTCACCGGCGCCGAGGCTCACCACGCTGCGGGCGTGCGGCGGGTGCGGCCCGGCGAAGCGGTGACGGTCGGCGACGGTGCCGGCACCTGGCTGAGCGGGACCGTCGTGTCGGCCGACCCGAGACTCGTGCGCATCGACGTCACCGGGCGTCGGGACCTCCCGGCGCCCGAGCGCCGCGTCGCCCTCGTGCAGGCTCTCGCCAAGGGCGACCGCGACGAGCTGGCAGTGCAGGCGTGCACCGAGCTCGGGGTGGACGAGATCGTCCCGTGGCAGGCGGCGCGCAGCGTTTCGCGCTGGAGCGGACCCAAGATCGAGCGTGGCATGCAACGCTGGTCGACCATCGCTCGCGAGGCCGCGAAGCAGGCACACCGGCCATGGTTGCCCGACGTCGCCGCGCCGGCATCGACGGCCGATCTGGTCACGCGGGCGACGGGGAGGCGGATGCTGGTGCTCGAGCCGTCGGCGACGCAGCCGCTCAGCCGCGTCGACCTGGGCGACGGCGACGTCGACCTGGTCGTCGGTCCCGAGGGCGGGATCGCGCCGGAGGAGCTCGAGGCGCTGCGGGGCGCCGGTGCCACCCTCGTCCGCCTGGGCGGCACCGTCCTGCGCACCTCCACCGCCGGGCCCGCCGCGCTCGGTGTGGTCAACGTGGCTCTCGGACGCTGGTGA
- a CDS encoding histidine triad nucleotide-binding protein: MSEPSVFTRILRGEIPSEIVAETENVFAIRDIAPQAPVHLLVIPKSEQYRNVVELAAGDPALLSELVGLARTVADEHAAGDFRLIFNTGAGAGQTVFHVHAHVLAGDLSEGSLGG, from the coding sequence ATGAGCGAACCGTCCGTCTTCACGCGCATCCTCCGCGGTGAGATCCCCTCCGAGATCGTCGCCGAGACCGAGAACGTGTTCGCCATCCGCGACATCGCCCCGCAGGCTCCGGTCCACCTGCTCGTGATTCCCAAATCCGAGCAGTACCGCAACGTCGTCGAGCTCGCAGCGGGTGACCCCGCTCTGCTGAGCGAGCTCGTCGGCCTCGCCCGCACGGTCGCCGACGAGCACGCCGCGGGTGACTTCCGATTGATCTTCAACACCGGTGCCGGTGCGGGGCAGACGGTCTTCCACGTCCACGCCCACGTCCTCGCCGGTGACCTCTCCGAAGGGAGCCTCGGTGGCTGA